In Microbacterium pumilum, the following proteins share a genomic window:
- a CDS encoding benzaldehyde dehydrogenase, whose amino-acid sequence MTDTVRTAARLIDEDSFTGKIYIDGEWVVGAGGELASIEPATGSAIATVGIAGREDVTRAAEGAARAQREWAAAPHPLRAAVLRRAGQLWEEHADEIMGWNVREVGAIPPLAGFALHVTAAECYEASSLPSAPLGAMLASEEPRLSLAERNPVGVVGVISPFNVPLILGIRAVAPALALGNAVLLKPDPRTVVTGGVSMVRIFEEAGLPAGLLQLVPGGADVGEAMIADPRVRVIAFTGSTRAGRKVGELAGRHLTRAHLELGGNSAYVIRQDADIDQAVNLATWGSFLHQGQICMTIGRHIVHESLFDEYVAKLAAKAESMVVGDPAQGQVHLGPLIDEVQRDRVHTLVQDAVAQGAHLRAGGSYEGLYYRPTVLANTPTDAAAYCDEVFGPVASVVSYATDDEAVALAAATEYGLSLGIISRDVFGALELARRIPSGIVHINDQTVNDEANAPFGGVGASGTGSRHGGAQANIDAFTETRWITLRREPGSYPL is encoded by the coding sequence ATGACCGACACCGTCCGCACCGCAGCCCGCCTCATCGATGAGGACTCGTTCACCGGGAAGATCTACATCGACGGCGAATGGGTCGTCGGAGCCGGCGGCGAACTGGCTTCGATCGAGCCCGCCACCGGATCGGCGATCGCAACCGTCGGAATCGCGGGTCGAGAGGATGTCACCCGCGCAGCGGAAGGTGCCGCCCGAGCACAACGGGAGTGGGCTGCAGCCCCGCATCCGTTGCGCGCCGCGGTTCTCCGCCGCGCAGGCCAGCTCTGGGAGGAGCACGCCGACGAGATCATGGGATGGAATGTGCGCGAGGTGGGCGCGATTCCTCCCCTGGCCGGCTTCGCGCTGCACGTCACGGCCGCGGAGTGCTACGAAGCGTCGTCGCTCCCGTCGGCGCCGCTCGGAGCGATGCTCGCCAGCGAGGAGCCCCGGCTTTCCCTCGCGGAGCGGAATCCGGTCGGTGTCGTCGGCGTGATCTCTCCCTTCAACGTTCCGCTGATCCTCGGCATCCGCGCCGTCGCGCCCGCCCTCGCGCTGGGCAACGCCGTGCTGCTCAAGCCCGACCCACGAACGGTCGTCACCGGTGGCGTTTCGATGGTGCGCATCTTCGAGGAGGCCGGGCTGCCGGCCGGTCTGCTGCAGCTTGTGCCCGGCGGCGCGGATGTCGGCGAGGCGATGATCGCCGACCCCAGGGTGAGGGTCATCGCATTCACCGGCTCCACTCGCGCCGGCCGCAAGGTCGGCGAGCTCGCGGGGCGCCACCTCACGCGAGCCCATCTCGAGCTGGGCGGCAACTCCGCATACGTGATCCGCCAAGACGCGGACATCGACCAGGCCGTGAACCTCGCCACGTGGGGATCGTTTCTGCACCAGGGACAGATCTGCATGACGATCGGACGCCACATCGTCCACGAGTCGCTGTTCGACGAGTACGTGGCGAAGCTCGCGGCCAAGGCGGAGTCGATGGTGGTCGGTGATCCGGCCCAGGGCCAGGTGCATCTCGGCCCGCTCATCGATGAGGTCCAGCGCGATCGGGTCCACACCCTGGTTCAGGATGCCGTCGCCCAGGGTGCGCACCTGCGCGCCGGCGGCAGCTACGAGGGCCTCTACTATCGGCCGACGGTGCTGGCGAACACGCCCACGGATGCCGCAGCGTACTGCGACGAAGTCTTCGGCCCGGTCGCGTCGGTGGTCTCGTACGCGACCGACGACGAGGCCGTCGCGCTGGCCGCAGCGACCGAGTACGGTCTTTCGCTCGGAATCATCAGCCGCGACGTGTTCGGGGCGCTCGAACTCGCCAGGCGCATCCCGAGTGGAATCGTCCACATCAACGATCAGACCGTCAACGACGAGGCGAACGCACCGTTCGGTGGGGTCGGGGCATCCGGCACCGGCTCGCGCCACGGCGGGGCGCAGGCGAACATCGATGCCTTCACCGAGACCCGATGGATCACACTCCGGCGAGAGCCGGGCAGCTACCCGTTGTAG
- a CDS encoding nuclear transport factor 2 family protein — MSNADIIRAHYAASDRGDLAGMLAPLADDVRWTEAEGFPYAGTYIGPHAVAENVFARIQRDFEGFMLTVDELIDGGDAVVGLGTYSGTYRATDRPFSARVAHIWHLADGKVTTFEQVTDTEVVNRAVVDRG, encoded by the coding sequence ATGAGCAATGCAGACATCATCCGCGCCCACTACGCGGCATCCGATCGGGGCGATCTGGCGGGCATGCTCGCACCCCTGGCGGATGACGTCAGATGGACCGAAGCCGAGGGCTTTCCCTACGCCGGCACGTACATCGGCCCCCACGCGGTCGCCGAGAACGTCTTCGCAAGAATTCAGCGCGACTTCGAGGGTTTCATGCTCACGGTCGACGAGCTGATCGACGGCGGCGACGCGGTGGTCGGACTGGGCACGTACTCCGGCACCTATCGGGCCACCGATCGACCGTTCTCGGCCCGGGTCGCGCATATCTGGCATCTAGCCGACGGCAAGGTCACGACGTTCGAGCAGGTCACCGACACCGAGGTGGTGAATCGCGCCGTGGTCGACCGTGGCTGA
- a CDS encoding MoaF C-terminal domain-containing protein, whose product MPDNTPDAALDEWRTYDEFAAGIDTYRLPNVSLEGQSLDLVLDDGTSISLSFAASEVTWTADGAIGAPPGTTDEYDAVAVREDVIFVNLPLSSRDRTALTLVYSTSTHRVVAVLSYIAQQAIEGTPQVTQRFWAGVTGGGTATGEVPAPSRDLVGKRNVYRYSPHHLYEHVYLSSQRYTWQCLEGVQRGHGDTDLSTVWKFADGLYLFCFREFRIAVASVWLHDLSYQLRTTGIFLGLNGAGDAEHSRGGGHIYPLGSVAYPDMQPV is encoded by the coding sequence ATGCCTGACAACACCCCGGACGCCGCTCTCGACGAGTGGCGCACCTACGACGAGTTCGCTGCCGGAATCGACACCTACCGACTTCCGAACGTCTCGCTCGAGGGGCAGTCGCTCGATCTCGTGCTCGACGACGGAACCAGCATCTCGCTGTCGTTCGCAGCTTCCGAAGTGACCTGGACAGCGGATGGCGCGATCGGCGCTCCCCCCGGCACCACCGACGAGTACGACGCTGTCGCCGTCCGAGAGGACGTCATCTTCGTCAATCTGCCGCTCTCGAGTCGTGACCGCACCGCACTCACCCTCGTCTATTCGACATCGACGCATCGTGTCGTCGCGGTGCTCTCCTACATCGCCCAGCAGGCCATCGAGGGAACACCTCAGGTCACGCAGCGCTTCTGGGCGGGTGTGACAGGCGGCGGAACGGCGACGGGAGAAGTCCCCGCTCCGAGTCGCGACCTGGTGGGCAAGAGAAACGTCTACCGCTACAGCCCGCATCACCTCTACGAGCATGTGTACCTCTCCAGCCAGCGCTACACGTGGCAGTGCCTGGAAGGCGTGCAGCGCGGTCACGGTGACACGGATCTGTCGACGGTGTGGAAGTTCGCGGACGGGCTCTACCTGTTCTGCTTCCGCGAGTTCCGCATCGCAGTCGCCAGCGTCTGGCTGCACGATCTGAGCTATCAGCTGCGGACCACGGGGATCTTCCTCGGACTGAACGGCGCGGGAGATGCCGAGCACTCACGTGGCGGAGGCCACATCTACCCGCTGGGATCGGTCGCGTATCCCGACATGCAGCCGGTCTGA
- a CDS encoding zinc-dependent alcohol dehydrogenase → MTQLFAESRQVVFRAVGSVGVETQPVPTPGDDDTLVRIALVGICATDIHLLAGHIGDPFPLVPGHEFVGEVAAIGASAAETRGLRVGDHVAVEMLLPCRSCARCREGRYNLCERDDPQNGLHRGRQYGVNIPRTVEPGLWGGYADYLYAPSEAIIHPLPADLPWERAVLTEPLAVAHRAIARGRVAPGEIVAVIGPGPVGMLIAAAARTAGAGRVIVIGTRPSRLEFARRFGADAVIDSRAEPDLAAAVRAASGGVLPDVVIEIAGVAEAQRDAVRIVRRGGRVVLAGACGAQVPVTFFADEDLLTREPDVLPSFLSAGGYEPAIAMLSRGEYPFDDMITHRFGLDAVRDAFALVESRADGVIKAVLDPESTTAKEPHA, encoded by the coding sequence ATGACGCAGCTGTTCGCGGAGAGCCGCCAAGTCGTGTTCCGCGCAGTCGGGAGCGTCGGCGTCGAGACTCAGCCGGTGCCGACGCCTGGAGACGACGACACGCTCGTGAGGATCGCACTTGTGGGCATCTGCGCGACTGACATCCACCTGCTCGCGGGACACATCGGCGACCCGTTCCCGCTGGTTCCTGGGCACGAGTTCGTCGGCGAGGTCGCAGCGATCGGGGCCAGCGCGGCTGAGACCCGCGGGCTCCGGGTAGGAGACCACGTAGCCGTCGAGATGCTGCTGCCTTGCCGGTCTTGCGCGCGGTGCAGAGAAGGGCGTTACAACCTCTGCGAGCGAGACGATCCGCAGAACGGGCTGCATCGCGGTCGGCAGTACGGCGTGAACATCCCCCGCACGGTCGAGCCCGGGCTATGGGGCGGTTACGCCGACTACCTGTACGCCCCGTCGGAAGCCATCATCCATCCTCTGCCCGCTGATCTTCCCTGGGAGCGGGCTGTCCTGACCGAACCGCTCGCCGTCGCTCACCGGGCGATAGCGCGCGGGAGGGTCGCACCCGGCGAGATCGTCGCGGTGATCGGTCCGGGCCCGGTCGGCATGCTGATCGCCGCAGCCGCGCGCACCGCGGGGGCCGGACGCGTGATCGTCATCGGCACGCGTCCGTCGCGGTTGGAGTTCGCCCGCCGTTTCGGCGCTGATGCCGTGATCGATTCGCGCGCGGAGCCCGATCTCGCTGCCGCCGTGCGCGCCGCATCGGGTGGGGTTCTGCCGGATGTCGTGATCGAGATCGCTGGCGTCGCCGAGGCGCAGCGAGATGCCGTCCGAATCGTCCGACGCGGCGGTCGGGTAGTGCTCGCTGGAGCCTGCGGGGCCCAGGTACCGGTGACCTTCTTCGCGGACGAGGACCTGCTGACTCGCGAACCGGACGTGCTCCCCAGTTTCCTGTCCGCGGGGGGTTATGAGCCGGCGATCGCGATGCTCAGCCGCGGGGAGTATCCCTTCGACGACATGATCACCCATCGGTTCGGATTGGACGCGGTGCGCGATGCCTTCGCGCTCGTCGAATCCCGCGCGGACGGGGTGATCAAGGCCGTGCTGGACCCAGAATCAACGACAGCGAAGGAACCTCATGCCTGA
- a CDS encoding ABC transporter ATP-binding protein, giving the protein MSLVLADVTVRRGIGPVISGVSVEIAPGEITTLVGPNGAGKTSLLEAVSGLVTTVSGEITMDGRDVRKLTRRKRALAGISHVEQGRMIFPSLTVREHLKLTARTKTDFDDAMALFPELGKRVDSAAVLLSGGEQQMLVLARAFASRPKILLLDEMSLGLAPVVFLRLIPTIKQIAASGVGVLLVEQFAHLALGVASTALVVTSGRVSYQGAPAPLLADETMLRRAYLG; this is encoded by the coding sequence ATGAGTCTTGTCCTCGCGGACGTCACCGTCCGGCGCGGTATCGGCCCCGTCATCTCTGGCGTCTCCGTGGAGATCGCTCCCGGTGAGATCACGACGCTCGTGGGTCCCAACGGGGCGGGGAAGACGAGCCTGCTCGAAGCCGTGTCGGGTCTGGTGACGACGGTCAGCGGCGAGATCACGATGGATGGCAGGGATGTGCGCAAGCTCACGCGGCGAAAGCGCGCACTCGCCGGCATCAGCCATGTCGAGCAGGGACGGATGATCTTCCCCTCTCTCACTGTGCGCGAGCATCTGAAGTTGACCGCGCGCACGAAGACCGACTTCGACGACGCGATGGCGCTCTTTCCGGAATTGGGGAAGCGCGTCGACAGTGCGGCCGTCCTGCTGTCCGGAGGAGAGCAGCAGATGCTGGTGCTCGCCCGGGCGTTCGCTTCGCGCCCCAAGATCCTGCTGCTCGATGAGATGTCGCTGGGCCTCGCGCCGGTCGTGTTCCTCAGACTGATTCCCACGATCAAGCAGATCGCAGCGTCGGGGGTGGGCGTCCTGCTCGTCGAGCAGTTCGCGCACCTCGCACTGGGGGTGGCGAGCACCGCGCTCGTGGTGACGAGCGGGCGCGTGTCGTATCAGGGCGCACCGGCGCCCCTGCTGGCCGACGAGACCATGCTGAGACGTGCGTACCTCGGATGA
- a CDS encoding ATP-binding cassette domain-containing protein: protein MSRADLHTTTTTAVGPGAPRRAQGRPWMPWALAAGSILVAVGLGFILGDYWLLIATSVLVAAMSLMGLGIVTGTAGMIALCQLSFAAVGGWVLDFLMTQTPLHAALGGFAFIVAMVVGGAAAALLGFVVGLPALRLRGVNLAVVTLGVAAALDMTLQKVSFPDQWTNERVARPFDIPGSSDLSGNRYYFLFVAVVVVVVGLSVFFLQRSRWGAGWRSVAFSERGTASSGTSVTSAKLSAFTVSAFIGGIAGCLIVGQVTTANYITFQTLNSLGLYVLSIAVGAHLLEMALLGGMLFILIPEILKQFGVPLEWANIAFAALGIQALTTNSNLGNDIRNALIRRRRRRDISDAESTLAALAPIAAPVPIAGPEVLLRVEGLTVQFGAVAALSDVDLQVREGEILGLIGPNGAGKSTFVDALTGFLPQHRGSVRLGGTALDGLAPHRIARAGLRRTFQQDRVPSTMTVGAYGRFVAGRDVPADRIQEVLGFFGCPPSRTPLQIVDVGTRRLIEVAANVAAGPRLLLLDEPAAGLSHEEHLAFADRLRAVPDKFGVTLLIIEHDLDLVRSVCSNIVVLNFGKVLAAGLQESVLSDPEVLRAYMGETELLS from the coding sequence ATGTCGCGCGCTGACCTTCACACCACCACGACCACCGCGGTCGGTCCCGGCGCGCCGCGACGCGCACAGGGAAGACCGTGGATGCCGTGGGCCCTGGCCGCCGGATCGATCCTCGTGGCCGTCGGCCTGGGTTTCATCCTCGGCGACTACTGGCTGCTGATCGCGACATCGGTGCTCGTCGCGGCGATGTCGCTGATGGGCCTGGGGATCGTCACGGGCACTGCCGGGATGATCGCGCTCTGCCAGTTGTCGTTCGCGGCAGTCGGGGGATGGGTCCTCGACTTCCTCATGACGCAGACACCACTCCACGCCGCGCTCGGCGGCTTCGCCTTCATCGTCGCCATGGTCGTCGGCGGCGCCGCTGCGGCGCTCCTGGGATTCGTCGTCGGCCTCCCCGCGCTTCGCCTGCGCGGCGTGAATCTCGCCGTCGTGACACTCGGCGTCGCGGCGGCGCTGGACATGACCCTTCAGAAGGTCTCGTTCCCCGATCAGTGGACGAACGAACGAGTCGCGCGCCCCTTTGACATCCCCGGGTCGTCAGACCTGTCCGGCAACCGGTATTACTTCCTCTTCGTGGCTGTGGTCGTCGTCGTCGTCGGGCTCAGCGTGTTCTTCCTGCAGCGCAGCCGGTGGGGCGCGGGGTGGAGATCGGTTGCGTTCTCAGAGCGAGGCACCGCGTCATCGGGAACGAGCGTCACGTCCGCCAAGCTCAGCGCGTTCACCGTGAGCGCGTTCATCGGGGGCATCGCGGGGTGCCTGATCGTCGGGCAGGTGACCACTGCGAACTACATCACCTTTCAGACCCTGAACTCGCTGGGGCTGTACGTGCTGTCGATCGCCGTCGGCGCGCATCTGCTCGAGATGGCGCTGCTGGGCGGCATGCTTTTCATTCTCATCCCAGAGATCCTCAAGCAGTTCGGCGTACCTCTCGAGTGGGCGAACATCGCGTTCGCCGCGCTCGGGATCCAGGCCCTCACGACGAACTCCAACCTGGGAAACGACATCCGGAACGCCCTGATCCGACGTCGGCGCCGGCGCGACATCTCGGATGCCGAGTCGACTCTTGCCGCGCTCGCGCCCATCGCGGCGCCCGTGCCCATCGCGGGCCCCGAGGTGCTGCTGCGGGTGGAGGGGCTGACGGTCCAGTTCGGCGCGGTCGCCGCCCTCTCCGACGTCGATCTGCAGGTGCGCGAGGGCGAGATCCTCGGACTGATCGGGCCGAACGGAGCCGGCAAGTCGACGTTCGTCGACGCGCTGACCGGCTTCCTGCCGCAGCACAGGGGCAGCGTGAGGCTCGGCGGCACCGCGCTCGACGGTCTCGCTCCGCACAGGATCGCGCGCGCGGGGCTCCGCCGCACCTTCCAGCAGGACCGAGTCCCCTCGACCATGACCGTCGGCGCATACGGTCGCTTCGTCGCCGGGCGCGACGTCCCCGCCGACCGGATACAAGAGGTCCTCGGCTTCTTCGGGTGTCCGCCGTCGCGGACGCCGCTCCAGATCGTCGATGTGGGCACGCGAAGACTCATCGAAGTGGCGGCGAACGTCGCGGCCGGGCCACGGCTCCTGCTGCTCGACGAGCCGGCGGCGGGGCTGTCGCATGAGGAGCACCTTGCGTTCGCCGATCGACTGCGCGCGGTGCCCGATAAGTTCGGCGTGACGCTGCTCATCATCGAGCACGACCTGGACCTGGTGCGCAGCGTCTGCTCGAATATCGTCGTCCTGAACTTCGGCAAGGTGCTGGCGGCGGGACTTCAGGAGTCGGTGCTCTCCGATCCGGAGGTCCTCCGGGCATACATGGGCGAGACGGAGCTGCTGTCATGA
- a CDS encoding branched-chain amino acid ABC transporter permease, which produces MNTLGALVVGLSSGALFAVFGVLLTLMATLTRVVNFSQVAVGVFGAYLALRFVPLGLPGWTTIIIAMVTSAALSALLGWVISTWLGESSTTARSAVTVATLLGLMSLSFILFGTRPQANPPLLIGPLFTMGTIAVTKVGVLMLVLAIVVAALATLVLTRTPLGVRLRAISDRQTAAELLGVNVRGLQLLVWATTGALSGLFISIVGNTQAGSATSMIVLLIPSAAAALVGAFSSLPLTIAGGLLVGALQGLLTSFPEISLLRDWVPLIVIVLFLLWNQRKEVWDVAR; this is translated from the coding sequence ATGAATACCCTTGGTGCTCTCGTCGTCGGGCTGAGCTCCGGGGCGCTGTTCGCGGTCTTCGGGGTGCTGCTCACCTTGATGGCGACACTCACCCGCGTGGTCAACTTCTCGCAGGTCGCCGTCGGTGTCTTCGGGGCGTATCTGGCGCTGCGCTTCGTTCCCCTCGGGCTGCCCGGCTGGACGACCATCATCATCGCGATGGTCACGAGCGCAGCGCTGTCAGCCCTGCTCGGATGGGTGATCTCGACCTGGCTCGGCGAGTCCAGCACCACCGCGCGGTCCGCGGTCACTGTCGCGACGCTGCTCGGTCTGATGTCGCTGTCGTTCATCCTGTTCGGGACCAGGCCGCAGGCAAACCCGCCGCTGCTCATCGGGCCGCTGTTCACGATGGGCACGATCGCTGTCACGAAGGTCGGCGTCCTGATGCTCGTCTTGGCCATCGTGGTGGCCGCGCTCGCGACATTGGTGCTCACACGTACTCCACTCGGAGTTCGCCTGCGAGCGATCTCCGATCGACAGACGGCCGCGGAGCTGCTGGGCGTCAACGTCCGGGGACTCCAGCTGCTGGTGTGGGCGACCACCGGTGCTCTCTCGGGACTGTTCATCTCCATCGTCGGGAACACGCAGGCGGGCAGTGCGACGTCGATGATCGTTCTGCTGATTCCATCCGCCGCCGCGGCGCTCGTCGGGGCGTTCTCGAGTCTTCCCCTCACAATCGCAGGTGGGCTGCTGGTCGGCGCCCTGCAGGGTCTGCTGACCTCGTTCCCCGAAATCAGTCTCCTTCGAGACTGGGTGCCGCTCATCGTCATCGTGCTCTTCCTGCTCTGGAACCAGCGGAAGGAGGTGTGGGATGTCGCGCGCTGA